In a single window of the Paramagnetospirillum magnetotacticum MS-1 genome:
- a CDS encoding alginate export family protein → MFGHDLRSRSLISGAILSAVLGLAAAPASADVSLYEQGGLKIDGAFTGGVTLFTSPGAQFGAGSWNNNVGVPGKRVTGHSNWSETFLHPELKASYETEEYGTFYGDVSGQFTMTGGHGDPSLISTTYGRPWMVELENLYGGWKSGKTLVGLGLDENGLDLSGGRQSFRVADGFLISNGTANQGKRGMYWTQSRTAFAQTGVAKLSSDNLRGDLFYLQNNSQNSVMQPGLFDNAKTRVIGGNIEIFGNVDKVEGKPAPDGASNYADRKWYGGMTVFRVASADSNGVYGYNGTQTNYTVTNTPSSARDGMTVFSFHIGGNPLPTLPDFSIYGNAVKENNNTRNAKVDANAYYIEPGYQLSDVLWTPKLSYRYAHFSGDKNPNDDKKEAYDPFFYNAITRGFGTWFIGEIVGNYVIGNSNVNIHQLTFSVNPLDTVKLSVLAYNYQYAAKTQLTGVRSADLAREIDFAAEWTISDNVALSAAFGAAKAGRGYKQNVSTNSSPAGLPMDKTWLLGETSLVVKF, encoded by the coding sequence ATGTTTGGACACGATCTTCGCAGCCGTTCCCTGATTTCGGGCGCGATTCTCTCCGCGGTTCTGGGCCTGGCGGCCGCGCCGGCCTCCGCCGATGTCTCGCTGTATGAGCAGGGTGGCCTGAAGATTGACGGCGCTTTCACCGGCGGCGTTACCCTGTTCACCAGCCCGGGCGCCCAATTCGGCGCCGGTTCGTGGAACAATAATGTCGGTGTGCCGGGCAAGCGCGTCACCGGGCACAGCAACTGGTCCGAGACCTTCCTGCATCCCGAGTTGAAGGCCTCCTACGAGACCGAGGAATACGGCACTTTCTACGGTGACGTCAGCGGCCAGTTCACCATGACCGGCGGCCATGGCGATCCCTCGCTGATCTCCACCACCTACGGCCGTCCCTGGATGGTCGAGCTGGAAAATCTGTATGGCGGCTGGAAGTCGGGCAAGACCCTGGTGGGCCTGGGCCTGGACGAAAACGGCCTGGATCTGTCGGGTGGTCGTCAGAGCTTCCGCGTTGCCGACGGCTTCCTGATCAGCAATGGCACCGCCAACCAGGGCAAGCGCGGCATGTACTGGACCCAGTCCCGTACCGCCTTCGCCCAGACCGGCGTCGCCAAGCTGTCGTCGGACAATCTCCGCGGCGACCTGTTCTATCTGCAGAACAACTCCCAGAACAGCGTGATGCAGCCGGGTCTGTTCGATAACGCCAAGACCAGGGTCATCGGCGGCAATATCGAAATCTTCGGCAATGTGGACAAGGTCGAGGGCAAGCCCGCTCCCGATGGCGCGTCCAACTACGCTGACCGCAAGTGGTACGGCGGCATGACCGTCTTCCGGGTTGCCTCGGCCGACAGCAACGGCGTCTATGGCTATAACGGCACCCAGACCAACTATACCGTCACCAACACCCCGTCTTCGGCCCGTGACGGCATGACCGTGTTCTCGTTCCACATCGGCGGCAATCCGCTGCCCACGCTGCCGGACTTCTCCATCTACGGTAACGCCGTGAAGGAGAACAACAACACCCGCAACGCCAAGGTGGACGCCAACGCCTACTACATCGAGCCGGGCTATCAGCTGTCGGACGTGTTGTGGACGCCCAAGCTGTCCTACCGCTATGCCCACTTCTCGGGCGATAAGAACCCCAATGACGACAAGAAGGAGGCCTATGACCCCTTCTTCTACAACGCCATCACCCGCGGCTTCGGCACCTGGTTCATCGGCGAGATCGTCGGCAACTATGTGATCGGTAATTCGAACGTCAACATTCACCAGCTGACCTTCAGCGTGAATCCTCTCGATACCGTCAAGCTGAGCGTCCTGGCCTACAACTACCAGTACGCCGCCAAGACCCAGCTGACCGGCGTGCGGTCCGCCGATCTGGCCCGCGAAATCGACTTCGCCGCCGAGTGGACCATCAGCGACAACGTCGCCCTGTCGGCCGCTTTCGGTGCCGCCAAGGCCGGTCGCGGCTACAAGCAGAACGTCAGCACCAACTCGTCGCCGGCCGGTCTGCCCATGGACAAGACTTGGCTGCTGGGCGAGACCTCGCTGGTTGTGAAGTTCTAA
- a CDS encoding hemerythrin, protein MFLWNMSMETGIETVDQGRKRVLAAMADFFQGMDDPALNQQILAARTGAIFNAMKTAFAAENAYLAEREAPDQEKHQANHAALSAAFIDLCRKLIPKIKNHKQAQQVCLEIYQLVDDAIFHHITKEVGNYRDLVRAQIKKAG, encoded by the coding sequence ATGTTCCTGTGGAATATGTCCATGGAAACAGGCATCGAGACCGTGGATCAAGGCCGCAAGCGCGTGCTGGCCGCCATGGCGGATTTCTTTCAGGGCATGGATGACCCCGCCTTGAACCAGCAGATTTTGGCGGCCCGGACAGGCGCGATCTTCAACGCCATGAAGACGGCCTTCGCCGCCGAGAACGCCTATCTTGCCGAGCGCGAAGCCCCCGACCAGGAAAAGCACCAGGCCAACCACGCCGCCTTATCGGCGGCCTTCATCGATCTGTGCCGCAAGCTGATTCCCAAGATCAAGAACCACAAGCAAGCGCAGCAGGTTTGCCTGGAGATTTATCAATTGGTGGACGACGCCATCTTCCACCACATCACCAAGGAAGTGGGCAATTACCGGGATCTGGTGCGGGCTCAGATCAAGAAGGCGGGCTGA
- a CDS encoding PilZ domain-containing protein produces MAADDNPADGNNRQFPRQRCGTDCTFVLDGMESRAHLLDASRGGFKLRFDQAEAAMAAMVPLPRDMTLADQYSKMHATVMWASGGLAGCRFYQHLSLDDVVRVMTGHFRLQLVPLVDPNSDSPQGDQDEPQDDVAISPPS; encoded by the coding sequence ATGGCCGCGGATGACAATCCAGCCGATGGCAATAACCGTCAGTTTCCAAGACAGCGTTGCGGTACGGACTGTACCTTCGTGCTCGACGGCATGGAGAGCCGCGCCCATTTGCTGGACGCGTCGCGTGGTGGCTTCAAGCTGAGATTCGATCAGGCCGAGGCCGCCATGGCCGCCATGGTGCCGTTGCCGCGCGACATGACGCTGGCCGATCAGTATTCAAAGATGCATGCGACCGTCATGTGGGCGAGCGGCGGTCTGGCCGGATGCCGCTTTTATCAGCACCTGTCCCTGGATGACGTGGTGCGCGTGATGACCGGCCATTTCCGGCTGCAACTTGTGCCACTGGTGGATCCGAATTCGGATTCGCCCCAGGGTGACCAGGACGAGCCGCAAGACGACGTGGCGATCAGCCCGCCTTCTTGA